One window of the Prochlorococcus marinus XMU1411 genome contains the following:
- a CDS encoding ferredoxin:protochlorophyllide reductase (ATP-dependent) subunit N, whose protein sequence is MSKVEFNKETGPREVFCGLTSIVWLHRRMPDAFFLVVGSRTCAHLIQSAAGVMIFAEPRFGTAILEEKDLAGLADAHEELDRVVNNLIARRPEIKTLFLVGSCPSEVIKLDLATVAEKLNKRFLGQVRFVNYSGSGIETTFTQGEDGALKALIPLMESSNEEKLLLVGTLANNVEDRFKKIFRNLGISNIESFPPRQSTELPKIGKNTKVLLTQPYLSDTVRDLKHRGCEIISAPFPLGIEGSTEWFLAAAKAFKISELKVHEIISPLINRAKLALESHKEILKGKRLFLLPESQLEISLARFLHNECEMDLIEVGTPYLNKDLMKEEINLLPDNTKIVEGQHVEKQLDRVRESNPDLVVCGMGLANPLEAEGISTKWSIEMVFSPIHGIDQAADLAGLFSKPLRRNQILTTKTLVTH, encoded by the coding sequence ATGAGTAAAGTTGAATTTAATAAAGAAACTGGGCCCAGGGAAGTTTTTTGTGGGTTAACTTCAATAGTTTGGCTCCACAGAAGAATGCCAGATGCATTTTTTCTAGTTGTAGGCTCAAGGACATGTGCTCATTTAATTCAAAGTGCTGCTGGAGTTATGATTTTTGCTGAGCCAAGATTTGGGACGGCTATTCTTGAAGAAAAAGATCTTGCTGGTCTTGCTGACGCTCATGAAGAATTAGATCGAGTGGTCAATAATCTTATTGCGAGAAGACCAGAAATAAAAACTCTTTTTCTAGTTGGATCTTGTCCAAGTGAGGTAATCAAATTAGATCTTGCCACTGTTGCAGAGAAATTAAATAAAAGATTTTTAGGTCAAGTAAGATTTGTAAATTACTCTGGCAGTGGGATAGAAACAACTTTTACCCAAGGCGAGGATGGCGCCTTAAAAGCTTTAATTCCATTAATGGAGTCATCAAATGAGGAGAAATTATTATTAGTTGGGACTCTTGCTAATAATGTAGAGGATAGGTTTAAAAAGATTTTTAGAAATTTAGGAATTTCAAATATTGAGAGCTTCCCACCCCGTCAATCAACAGAATTACCAAAGATTGGTAAAAATACAAAAGTTTTATTAACTCAGCCTTATTTAAGTGATACCGTTCGAGACCTAAAACATCGTGGTTGTGAAATAATTTCGGCTCCATTTCCTCTTGGTATCGAAGGAAGTACTGAATGGTTTTTAGCTGCAGCGAAAGCTTTCAAAATTAGTGAACTTAAAGTTCATGAAATTATTTCGCCTTTAATTAATAGAGCAAAACTTGCTCTTGAATCTCACAAAGAAATACTAAAGGGGAAAAGATTATTTCTTCTTCCTGAATCGCAATTGGAGATATCTTTGGCAAGATTTTTGCATAATGAATGCGAGATGGATCTTATAGAGGTAGGCACTCCTTACCTAAATAAAGATTTAATGAAAGAGGAGATTAATTTATTACCTGATAATACAAAAATTGTCGAAGGGCAACATGTAGAAAAACAGTTAGACCGAGTAAGGGAATCTAATCCAGACTTGGTAGTTTGTGGGATGGGCTTAGCTAACCCACTGGAGGCCGAAGGAATTAGTACTAAGTGGTCAATAGAAATGGTATTCAGTCCAATTCATGGTATCGATCAAGCCGCAGACTTAGCAGGTCTCTTCTCCAAACCTTTAAGAAGGAATCAAATACTAACTACAAAAACTTTAGTAACTCATTAA